One window from the genome of Elusimicrobiota bacterium encodes:
- a CDS encoding glycosyltransferase family 2 protein translates to MSTQLVSVIIPTFNRAYCLRRAIDSILNQTHRNVEVIVVDDGSTDETRELMRSAYAQEPRVRYVYQENAGVSAARNHGLSLARGEFISLLDSDDEWYPWKLSVQLACLNFLPGVGMI, encoded by the coding sequence ATGTCAACCCAGCTGGTCAGCGTTATTATTCCTACGTTCAATCGCGCTTACTGCCTCCGGCGCGCGATCGACAGTATCTTGAATCAGACCCACCGGAACGTCGAAGTCATCGTCGTGGACGATGGATCGACGGACGAAACCCGGGAACTGATGCGGTCCGCTTACGCGCAGGAACCACGGGTCCGGTATGTTTATCAGGAGAATGCCGGCGTATCGGCCGCCCGCAACCATGGGCTTTCGCTCGCCCGGGGCGAATTCATATCGCTTCTTGATTCTGATGATGAATGGTATCCCTGGAAACTCTCGGTCCAACTGGCCTGCCTGAACTTCCTTCCTGGCGTCGGGATGATCTAG
- a CDS encoding polysaccharide deacetylase family protein yields the protein MKLPSFAKTAVRALLHNAGGLTGVRYWKRQSFRILMYHDFPAGKAGMSEALDKQCAHIRRYYHAVTLTDIAKFLYKGTLLPPNALAVTVDDGNRDFLNGYPVFYAHQIPVTVFLVSGFLDRQFLFWWDRIVYAVGRTQQQVLQLSLLPGQPPEEWPLGTGEERDRAITQIGAVLKNLSDQDREPVIQDLLKRLDVESPGEPPPEMLPLEWPDMRHLAKNGVDFGGHTVTHPVLSRIGDAQKLLWEIEESKRRIEEELGHPIQHFCYPYGRWSDLNDAVIKNIARCGYQTAVTAEAGLNVPGADPFTLRRLSVDPTMPEHYFKELLAGLHVT from the coding sequence ATGAAGCTACCGTCTTTCGCGAAAACCGCCGTCCGCGCGCTGCTCCACAACGCCGGCGGGCTGACGGGGGTTCGTTACTGGAAGCGGCAATCCTTCCGGATACTGATGTACCACGATTTTCCGGCCGGCAAGGCCGGGATGTCCGAAGCGCTGGATAAGCAGTGCGCCCATATCCGTCGCTATTATCATGCCGTAACCTTAACAGACATCGCCAAATTTCTGTACAAGGGGACGCTGCTCCCGCCGAACGCCCTGGCGGTCACGGTCGACGACGGCAACCGCGATTTTCTGAACGGCTACCCTGTCTTTTATGCGCATCAGATCCCTGTTACTGTTTTTCTCGTGAGCGGGTTTCTCGACCGGCAGTTTCTCTTCTGGTGGGACCGGATTGTATATGCGGTTGGACGGACTCAACAACAGGTGCTCCAGCTTTCTCTTCTGCCGGGTCAACCGCCCGAGGAGTGGCCGCTTGGAACCGGGGAAGAACGCGACCGCGCCATTACACAGATCGGGGCGGTTCTGAAGAATCTGAGCGACCAGGACCGTGAACCGGTGATCCAAGACTTACTGAAACGGCTGGATGTCGAGTCTCCCGGCGAACCGCCGCCGGAGATGCTGCCTTTGGAATGGCCGGACATGCGGCATCTGGCGAAAAACGGGGTTGATTTCGGGGGGCATACCGTCACCCATCCGGTTTTGTCGCGGATTGGGGATGCACAGAAACTCCTCTGGGAAATTGAGGAGAGCAAGCGCCGGATCGAAGAAGAATTGGGGCACCCGATTCAGCATTTCTGTTATCCCTACGGCCGTTGGAGCGATCTGAACGACGCGGTTATCAAAAACATCGCCCGGTGCGGATACCAGACGGCTGTGACGGCGGAAGCCGGGCTGAACGTTCCCGGCGCGGATCCGTTTACCCTGAGACGACTATCGGTTGACCCGACCATGCCCGAGCATTATTTTAAGGAGCTCTTAGCCGGCCTGCATGTTACGTAA